One Benincasa hispida cultivar B227 chromosome 5, ASM972705v1, whole genome shotgun sequence genomic window carries:
- the LOC120077829 gene encoding uncharacterized protein LOC120077829, which produces MLLKQFHYFLSSSSILPFFKSPTDANSISVFRSPNPTRRSLTVRASLITNSESFEVGRLIGSYGFMNITSYSGFQSGQDVEYSSGDLGQLRVQDVGEGSVKIRLYEGRVSQGSRKGTPLIFKVYPGKRAGGVEADMMAANELNAHAFLQSSSKDICSNLALLVGGFETNTGEQWLAFRDDGKYSAADYGKIMSERISKRIEQISWNPYEQEQLIKRRRNFVIRMFQGIMRGLVYMHDHNRLHQSLGPSSVVLNTIVEKDAAYLIPRLRDLAFSVDVRYPFPEDSLGQLAEGLWRRATVAGAYTPMEKRAFGIADDIYGAGLLFAYLAFVPFCEAGVVDSLSLQRLLESTFRLDLEATREYCLADDRFVEAVKFLDLNDRAGWQLLQAMLNPDFRQRPLAEAVLNHRFLTTTII; this is translated from the exons ATGCTCCTCAAACAATTCCATTACTTCCTCTCTTCCTCCTCTATACTTCCCTTCTTCAAATCCCCAACCGATGCCAATTCGATCTCAGTGTTCCGTTCTCCAAATCCCACTAGACGATCGTTAACAGTGAGAGCAAGTCTCATCACTAACTCAGAGTCCTTCGAGGTCGGACGCCTCATTGGAAGCTATGGCTTCATGAATATCACCAG CTATTCAGGGTTTCAATCCGGGCAAGATGTTGAATATTCTTCTGGAGATTTAGGGCAATTGAGAGTTCAAGATGTAGGAGAAGGGAGTGTAAAGATCAG GCTTTATGAAGGAAGAGTATCTCAGGGTTCTCGTAAAGGAACTCCTCTTATTTTTAAG GTGTATCCTGGAAAGCGGGCTGGTGGTGTTGAAGCTGATATGATGGCTGCAAATGAGCTAAATGCTCACgcatttctccaa AGCAGTTCGAAGGATATCTGCTCGAATCTTGCCCTACTTGTTGGTGGATTTGAAACAAACACTGGGGAGCAG TGGCTAGCATTCCGTGATGATGGGAAATATAGCGCTGCAGACTACGGAAAAATAATGAGTGAAAGGATTTCCAAAAGGATAGAACAAATCTCATGGAACCCTTATGAACAAGAACAGTTGATCAAGCGCAGGAGAAATTTTGTGATCAGGATGTTTCAGGGCATAATGAGAGGTCTTGTGTATATGCACGACCATAACAGATTACACCAAAGTCTTGGACCATCTTCTGTAGTACTCAA TACAATTGTTGAGAAAGATGCTGCTTACTTAATCCCACGACTTCGAGATCTAGCTTTTTCTGTGGATGTGAG ATATCCGTTTCCAGAAGACAGCCTTGGACAGCTCGCTGAGGGGCTATGGAGACGGGCAACAGTTGCTGGAGCCTACACTCCAATGGAGAAAAGAGCATTTGGAATAGCAGATGACAT ATATGGAGCTGGTCTCCTTTTTGCGTATTTGGCTTTTGTACCCTTTTGTGAAGCTGGAGTTGTTGATAGCCTCTCCTTGCAA AGGCTTTTGGAGAGCACTTTTAGACTTGATCTTGAGGCTACAAGAGA ATATTGTTTAGCGGATGATCGATTCGTTGAAGCGGTCAAGtttctcgatctcaatgatcgtGCTGGTTGGCAGTTACTTCAG GCAATGTTGAATCCAGATTTTCGACAACGCCCCCTTGCTGAGGCAGTACTCAACCATCGGTTTTTGACGACAACGATTATATGA